GTCTTGCCGGTACCGGTCTGGGCAACACCCAGCAGGTGTTTGCCGGCCAGCAGGGCAGGGATGGATTGCGCCTGGATGGGCGACGGAGTTTCATAGCCAACTGCGGAGACGGCTTCCAGTACGGCTGGATCGAGCCCCAGTTCGGCAAAAGACAATTCTGACATGAATGTACTCGGTATTCGGAGGGTATCGCATTACAAAGGCAATGCATGATTTTGAAACATTATAGTCGGTTTGGGCAGTCTTTAACATGACTATTGCCGGTAATAGGGTAGGTAGTTGCCGGGGAAGCCGCTTGCCAGCTTCGGTAAACTGCGGCAGTCTTGGTTGTTTGCAGGCTAATTAACAGGAATAGAAGAGTATGACGTTCGATGAGCTTCTGAATTCGGTGCGTGAGGGCCGGGACGTTGTGATCCCGGCCAGTTGGGGGCAGGGACGGGCTACCTTCGGTGGGCTGGTAGCGGCACTGGCATTCGATGTGATGGCGTCGAAAGTTGCTCCTGGCAGGGCGATGCGGGCGATGCAGGTGTCGTTTGTCGGGCCGGTGGAACCGGATGTGCCTGCGGTGTTTGAGGCAGAGCTGTTGCGTGAGGGCAAGGCGGTCTCTCAGGTTCAGGGGCGAATTCTGCAGAACGGTGAGACCAGACTGGCATGCCTGGCGAGTTTTGGTGGTGACCGGGAGTCGTCGGTTCAGGTAGCGCCATCGCCTGCCCCGGCGGCTATTCCGGTAGACCAATGCCAGGAGTTGCCATACATTCCCGGAGTTACCCCGGAATTTACCCAGCATATCGACATGCGTTGGGCGTTTGGCAACATGCCGTTTTCCGGCAAGGGTGGTCGTGATATGGGGGGCTGGATGCAGTTTCGAGAGACGCCCTCGGCCCTGACCGACGCGCACATTGTGGCGTTGGTGGATGCCTGGCCACCAGCATTATTGCCGCATTTGAAGGGGCCCGCACCGGCCAGTTCCCTGAGCTGGGCGCTGGAGATTGTGCATCCACGGCCGACCATGAAGCCAGGAGAGTGGCTGCTCTACAGGGCCACGATTGATCAGGCAGGCGCCGGTTACGGCCATACCCATGCCGGTATCTGGACCGAGAGCGGCGAACTGGTGGCGTTGAGCCGCCAGACGGTGACTGTATTCGGTTGAATGGTTGGCGGCTTCAGGCCGCCATTTCAGCTTTCAGGGCGTCCAGTATGACCCGGGCAAACTCCCTGGGGGAGTCCTCCTGCAGGAAATGGCCACCGCGCAGGGTAATGTGGGGCTGTCCCAGTGCCCCGGGAATGCGTCTTTGCATGTGACGATCGCCTCCCCGGGTGATCGGATCGCCATTGCTGAAGCAGGTGATGAAGGGCTTGCGCCATTTCTCCAGGATCCGCCAGGCCTC
The window above is part of the Marinobacter sp. THAF197a genome. Proteins encoded here:
- a CDS encoding acyl-CoA thioesterase, whose translation is MTFDELLNSVREGRDVVIPASWGQGRATFGGLVAALAFDVMASKVAPGRAMRAMQVSFVGPVEPDVPAVFEAELLREGKAVSQVQGRILQNGETRLACLASFGGDRESSVQVAPSPAPAAIPVDQCQELPYIPGVTPEFTQHIDMRWAFGNMPFSGKGGRDMGGWMQFRETPSALTDAHIVALVDAWPPALLPHLKGPAPASSLSWALEIVHPRPTMKPGEWLLYRATIDQAGAGYGHTHAGIWTESGELVALSRQTVTVFG